A window of the Halopseudomonas phragmitis genome harbors these coding sequences:
- the rlmKL gene encoding bifunctional 23S rRNA (guanine(2069)-N(7))-methyltransferase RlmK/23S rRNA (guanine(2445)-N(2))-methyltransferase RlmL, with translation MRETLEFFVTCPKGIEGLLLDELHTLGIDSTKETLAGVSVEGTLEQAYRTCLWSRLANRVLLVLARFPATSAEDLYRGVQAIDWADHLAVSGSLAIDFSGQLQGVDNTHFGALKVKDAIVDQLRQADGSRPSVDRKQPDLRINVHCRRGEVQLALDLSGQSLHQRGYRLQQGAAPLKENLAAAILIRAGWPELASQGAALADPMCGSGTFLVEAALIAADIAPNLQRQHWGFSGWQQHVPALWQRLVDGARGRAEQGLSRRPLWIRGYEADPRLLQPLRNNIQRAGLGEWVKVYQGELASFEPHPDQGQTGLVVCNPPYGERLGDTASLVYLYQKLGEVLRERCPGWQAAIFTGNPDLGKRMGIRSHKQYALFNGALPCKLLLMNLETQSYLTGKAGESDVPVSQDSPASQARLSESAQMFANRLRKNLKTLGKWARQQGIDCYRLYDADMPEFAVAVDWYDGWVHVQEYAAPASISEDKAQARLQDVLVALPQVLGVAPERIVLKQRQRQAGKQQYQRMDQRGQFLEVREGQVRLLVNLTDYLDTGLFLDHRPMRLRLASEAAGKRFLNLFCYTATASVHVAVAGARSTVSVDLSKTYLDWARRNLSLNGLSDLHRLERADVMQWLEADSAEYDLIFIDPPTFSNSKRLDDVFDVQRDHVRLLDMAMARLAKGGVLYFSNNFRRFKLDPELEQRYQVEDISAQTVDRDFQRNPKIHRTWRLTRR, from the coding sequence ATGCGTGAGACTCTTGAATTTTTTGTAACCTGCCCGAAGGGGATCGAGGGTCTGCTGCTCGACGAACTGCATACCTTGGGGATCGACTCGACGAAGGAAACCCTGGCTGGGGTCAGCGTTGAAGGCACGCTGGAGCAAGCCTATCGCACCTGTTTGTGGTCGCGTTTGGCCAACCGTGTGTTGTTGGTGTTAGCGCGTTTTCCTGCGACCAGTGCAGAGGATCTGTATCGGGGTGTTCAGGCGATCGACTGGGCTGATCATCTGGCGGTCAGCGGCAGTCTGGCGATTGATTTCAGTGGCCAGCTTCAGGGAGTAGACAATACTCATTTCGGCGCACTCAAGGTTAAGGACGCAATTGTCGATCAGTTGCGCCAGGCTGATGGCAGCCGCCCCAGTGTCGACCGCAAACAGCCGGATTTGCGAATCAATGTGCATTGCCGCCGGGGAGAGGTGCAGTTGGCGCTGGATTTGTCCGGGCAGAGCCTGCACCAGCGGGGCTATCGCCTTCAACAGGGAGCTGCGCCGCTCAAGGAAAACCTGGCTGCGGCTATTCTGATCCGGGCTGGCTGGCCAGAACTGGCCAGCCAGGGTGCTGCGCTGGCCGACCCCATGTGTGGTTCAGGGACCTTTCTGGTCGAAGCCGCATTGATTGCCGCCGACATCGCCCCCAACCTGCAACGCCAGCACTGGGGGTTCAGTGGCTGGCAGCAACATGTTCCGGCGCTGTGGCAGCGCCTGGTGGATGGGGCTCGGGGCCGAGCCGAGCAGGGGCTGAGCCGTCGACCGTTATGGATTCGTGGCTACGAGGCCGATCCGCGCCTGTTGCAGCCGCTGCGCAACAATATCCAGCGCGCCGGTCTGGGTGAGTGGGTCAAGGTCTATCAGGGCGAGCTGGCCAGCTTTGAACCGCATCCAGATCAGGGGCAAACCGGTCTGGTGGTGTGCAATCCGCCCTACGGAGAGCGTTTGGGCGATACCGCCAGTCTGGTTTACCTGTATCAGAAACTCGGCGAGGTGCTGCGTGAGCGTTGCCCAGGCTGGCAAGCGGCAATTTTTACCGGCAACCCGGACCTTGGCAAGCGTATGGGTATTCGCAGCCACAAGCAGTATGCGTTGTTCAATGGGGCTTTGCCGTGCAAGCTGCTGCTGATGAATCTCGAAACGCAAAGCTATCTGACCGGCAAAGCCGGGGAGAGCGATGTTCCGGTCAGCCAGGATAGTCCAGCCAGCCAGGCGCGGCTCAGTGAGTCGGCGCAGATGTTTGCCAACCGGTTGCGCAAAAACCTCAAGACGCTGGGCAAGTGGGCGCGTCAGCAGGGGATCGACTGCTACCGTCTGTACGATGCCGATATGCCCGAATTTGCCGTAGCTGTCGACTGGTACGACGGGTGGGTGCATGTGCAGGAATATGCAGCGCCTGCATCGATCAGTGAAGATAAAGCTCAGGCCCGACTTCAGGATGTGCTGGTGGCTTTGCCGCAGGTGCTGGGAGTGGCGCCTGAGCGGATTGTGCTCAAGCAGCGTCAGCGTCAGGCAGGCAAGCAGCAGTACCAGCGCATGGATCAGCGTGGTCAGTTTCTGGAGGTGCGTGAAGGTCAGGTCCGTTTGCTGGTCAACCTGACTGACTACCTGGATACCGGCTTGTTCCTTGATCACCGGCCAATGCGCCTGCGGCTGGCCTCTGAGGCTGCGGGCAAGCGTTTTCTCAACCTGTTCTGCTATACCGCCACGGCCAGTGTGCATGTCGCGGTCGCTGGCGCGCGTAGTACGGTTAGTGTCGATCTGTCCAAGACCTATCTGGATTGGGCGCGGCGTAACCTGTCACTGAACGGTTTGTCTGATCTGCATCGCCTGGAGCGCGCCGATGTGATGCAGTGGCTGGAAGCGGATAGCGCTGAGTACGACCTGATCTTCATTGATCCGCCGACCTTCTCCAACTCCAAGCGCCTGGATGACGTGTTCGATGTTCAGCGTGACCATGTACGCCTGCTGGACATGGCCATGGCGCGTTTGGCCAAAGGCGGGGTGCTGTACTTCTCCAACAACTTCCGTCGTTTCAAGCTTGATCCGGAGTTGGAGCAGCGTTATCAGGTCGAGGATATATCCGCACAGACCGTGGATCGGGACTTCCAGCGTAATCCGAAGATTCATCGGACCTGGCGTCTGACCCGGCGCTAA
- a CDS encoding DEAD/DEAH box helicase, translated as MSDTAPAATQFADLGLPAALLEALNSLGYETPSPIQAEAIPTLLEGHDLLGLAQTGTGKTAAFALPVLAGIDPSLRATQALILTPTRELALQVAEALQRYAQNLRGFSVLALYGGSAFGPQFKALERGVQVVVATPGRLTDHLRRGSLKLQQLRFLVLDEADEMLKMGFADDLEAVFDEVPDNTQKALFSATMPPGVRNVARNHLRDPKEIRLHSGAKSSLETITQKVWEVANHHKLDAMTRLLEVEPVEAMIVFVRTKTASLELAERLEARGFAAAALNGDLSQQLREQVVDRLKRGLLDIVVATDVAARGLDVERITHVLNYDLPHDSESYVHRIGRTGRAGRQGTAILFATPRERRLLHVLEKATGQKIEPQALPSADAVRSGRLNKLATRLNSASEQSGALHEQLVHDLQELTSLDATELAACLLSILPGAKALLEPVADLPTAPARRERDSLAERDSGLVRYKVQGGRSNGLLPKPLVEALVKHAGLQKSQIGNIKLFNEHTAVYLPQLDSSTLNRLAGIEINGMTLQIKAWPLPPGETEHRPRHHKPRRDFAGKQPPRKGKPRG; from the coding sequence ATGTCCGATACCGCTCCGGCGGCGACGCAGTTTGCCGATCTCGGCTTGCCTGCAGCGCTTCTCGAGGCTCTCAACAGCCTCGGTTATGAAACCCCCTCCCCGATTCAGGCCGAGGCCATTCCGACCCTGCTCGAGGGTCATGACCTGCTCGGCCTGGCTCAAACCGGCACCGGCAAGACCGCAGCGTTCGCGTTGCCGGTACTGGCCGGCATCGACCCGAGCCTGCGAGCCACCCAGGCCCTGATTCTGACCCCAACCCGGGAGTTGGCCCTGCAGGTCGCTGAAGCGCTGCAGCGCTACGCCCAGAATCTGCGTGGTTTCTCGGTCCTGGCCCTGTACGGCGGCTCGGCCTTTGGCCCACAGTTCAAAGCGCTGGAACGCGGCGTACAGGTCGTGGTCGCGACGCCTGGTCGACTGACCGACCACTTGCGTCGTGGCAGCCTGAAACTTCAGCAACTGCGCTTTCTGGTGCTCGATGAAGCCGATGAAATGCTCAAGATGGGCTTTGCCGACGACCTTGAAGCGGTTTTCGATGAAGTCCCGGACAACACCCAGAAGGCCCTGTTCTCCGCGACAATGCCGCCCGGTGTGCGTAACGTAGCGCGCAATCATCTGCGCGACCCGAAAGAAATTCGCCTGCACAGCGGCGCCAAGAGCAGCCTGGAAACCATTACCCAGAAAGTCTGGGAAGTGGCCAACCACCACAAACTGGATGCCATGACCCGCCTGCTCGAAGTCGAGCCGGTTGAAGCCATGATCGTGTTCGTGCGAACCAAAACCGCCAGTCTGGAACTGGCCGAGCGCCTAGAAGCTCGCGGCTTTGCGGCCGCGGCGCTGAACGGCGATCTCAGCCAGCAACTGCGTGAACAGGTGGTCGACCGCCTCAAGCGCGGCCTGCTGGATATCGTGGTTGCCACCGATGTGGCCGCCCGCGGCCTGGACGTCGAGCGTATCACTCACGTGCTCAACTACGACCTGCCGCACGACAGCGAGTCCTATGTACACCGGATTGGCCGTACCGGCCGGGCTGGCCGCCAAGGCACCGCAATCTTGTTTGCCACCCCGCGCGAACGGCGTCTGCTGCATGTACTGGAGAAAGCCACCGGGCAGAAAATCGAGCCCCAGGCTTTACCCAGCGCCGATGCCGTACGCAGCGGCCGGCTGAACAAACTGGCAACCCGGCTGAACAGCGCCAGCGAGCAATCCGGCGCTCTGCACGAGCAACTGGTACATGACCTGCAGGAACTGACCAGCCTGGACGCCACCGAACTGGCCGCCTGCCTGCTGTCGATCCTGCCGGGCGCCAAAGCCCTGCTGGAGCCGGTTGCAGACCTGCCTACAGCACCTGCGCGCCGTGAACGTGACAGCCTGGCTGAACGCGACAGTGGCCTGGTGCGCTATAAGGTCCAGGGCGGACGCAGCAATGGCCTGCTACCAAAACCTCTGGTCGAGGCCCTGGTCAAGCATGCCGGCCTGCAGAAGAGCCAGATCGGCAACATCAAGCTGTTCAACGAGCATACTGCCGTCTACCTGCCGCAACTCGACAGCTCGACGCTCAACCGTCTGGCTGGCATTGAGATCAACGGCATGACTCTGCAGATCAAGGCCTGGCCGTTGCCGCCTGGCGAGACCGAGCATCGGCCACGGCACCACAAGCCGCGCCGCGACTTCGCCGGCAAGCAGCCCCCACGCAAGGGCAAGCCTCGCGGCTAA
- the greB gene encoding transcription elongation factor GreB encodes MSRYRPPRSAGTPLITAEGAQRLRDELHELWHVRRPAVTQAVSEAAALGDRSENAEYIYGKKMLREIDSRVRFLRKRLENLKVVDQPPSDPSKVFFSATVELEDEDGQSLTVRIVGPDEIDPKRQHISIDSPMARALLGKALDDEVVVQAPAGERCYWIVAIRY; translated from the coding sequence ATGAGCCGCTACCGCCCTCCCCGCAGCGCCGGAACCCCGCTGATCACCGCCGAAGGGGCCCAGCGCCTGCGCGATGAATTGCACGAGCTTTGGCATGTGCGGCGCCCGGCGGTCACCCAGGCGGTCAGCGAAGCCGCCGCGCTGGGCGATCGCTCGGAGAATGCCGAATATATCTACGGCAAGAAGATGCTGCGCGAGATCGACAGCCGAGTGCGGTTTTTGCGTAAACGTCTGGAAAACCTCAAGGTCGTTGATCAGCCGCCCAGCGACCCCAGCAAGGTTTTTTTCAGCGCCACGGTAGAGCTGGAAGATGAGGACGGCCAAAGCTTGACCGTACGCATTGTCGGGCCTGACGAAATCGACCCCAAGCGCCAACACATCAGCATCGACAGCCCCATGGCCCGAGCGCTACTAGGCAAAGCCCTGGACGACGAAGTGGTCGTCCAGGCCCCGGCAGGCGAGCGTTGCTACTGGATTGTCGCGATTCGCTATTAG
- a CDS encoding glutathione S-transferase family protein, protein MGRLVEGTWYDEWYDTEANDGAFIREDSGFRHSIEPGGRFSPDSGRYHLYVSLACPWAHRTLIMRKLKGLESHIGVSVVHPHMLDEGWVYDSPEPLHGYTHHHQLYTRAKADYSGRVTVPVLWDRQEDTIVNNESSEIIRLFNSAFDSLTGNSDDYYPQSLREEIERLNRRIYDEINNGVYKAGFATSQQAYEQACRTLFAALDWLEQLLGERRYLAGAQVTEADWRLFTTLVRFDPVYHGHFKCNLRRIEDYPNLAGYTRELYQWPGVAETVDFWHIKQHYYYSHGMINPTRVVPLGEGMDLTLPHGRS, encoded by the coding sequence ATGGGACGCTTGGTTGAAGGTACCTGGTACGACGAGTGGTATGACACCGAAGCTAACGACGGAGCTTTCATCCGGGAGGATTCTGGGTTCCGTCACAGCATTGAACCTGGCGGGCGTTTCAGTCCAGACTCCGGGCGTTATCACTTGTACGTGTCGCTCGCCTGTCCCTGGGCTCATCGAACTCTGATCATGCGCAAGCTCAAGGGGTTGGAGTCACATATCGGGGTCAGCGTGGTGCATCCGCACATGCTGGATGAGGGCTGGGTTTACGACAGTCCGGAACCTTTGCACGGTTATACCCACCATCATCAGCTCTATACCCGGGCCAAAGCCGATTACAGCGGGCGGGTGACGGTCCCGGTGCTGTGGGATCGGCAGGAAGACACCATTGTCAACAACGAGTCTTCGGAGATCATTCGTCTGTTCAACTCGGCGTTCGACAGCCTGACCGGCAACTCGGACGATTATTACCCGCAGTCATTGCGCGAAGAGATCGAGAGGCTCAATCGGCGTATTTACGACGAAATCAACAATGGTGTTTACAAGGCGGGCTTTGCTACCAGTCAACAGGCCTATGAGCAGGCCTGCCGTACGCTGTTCGCGGCACTTGACTGGCTTGAACAGCTGCTTGGTGAGCGTCGTTATCTGGCGGGCGCACAGGTGACTGAGGCCGACTGGCGGCTGTTTACCACGCTGGTGCGTTTCGATCCGGTATACCACGGTCATTTCAAGTGCAATCTTCGACGGATCGAGGACTACCCGAACCTGGCCGGCTATACCCGGGAGCTGTATCAGTGGCCGGGCGTGGCCGAGACCGTGGATTTCTGGCACATCAAACAGCACTATTACTACAGTCACGGCATGATCAACCCGACCCGGGTGGTGCCGCTTGGCGAGGGAATGGATTTAACTCTGCCGCATGGGCGTAGCTAG
- a CDS encoding TatD family hydrolase codes for MEWIDIGVNLTDAAFDKDRDQVLERAWQAGISQILLTATSLENCHQVQQLCAEAPQRLFCTAGVHPHDARHWQAHSCTELRQLAQADCVKAIGECGLDFNRDFSPRPQQRKALEDQLSLAAELGMPVFLHERDASQTLREILRDYRDQLPATVVHCFTADRTALYGYLDLDLHIGITGWICDERRGTHLHSLVADIPAGRLMLETDAPWLLPRTLANKPKSRRNEPAWLLEVARTVAACRSESLEQLAKHTSETARQCFNLPTPDA; via the coding sequence ATGGAATGGATCGATATCGGCGTCAATCTTACTGACGCCGCCTTCGACAAGGACCGGGACCAGGTGCTGGAACGCGCCTGGCAAGCCGGTATCAGTCAGATCCTGCTTACCGCCACCTCCCTAGAAAATTGCCATCAGGTTCAGCAACTGTGTGCCGAAGCGCCTCAGCGGCTGTTCTGCACCGCTGGCGTCCACCCGCATGACGCCCGCCACTGGCAAGCCCATTCCTGCACTGAACTACGCCAGCTCGCCCAGGCCGATTGTGTCAAGGCCATTGGTGAGTGCGGCCTGGACTTCAATCGCGATTTCTCCCCTCGCCCACAGCAGCGCAAGGCACTGGAAGACCAGCTCAGCCTTGCCGCCGAACTGGGCATGCCGGTGTTTCTGCATGAACGCGATGCCAGTCAGACCCTACGGGAAATACTTCGCGACTACCGTGACCAACTCCCGGCGACAGTAGTGCACTGTTTCACTGCCGACCGCACGGCGCTGTATGGCTATCTGGATCTGGACCTGCACATCGGCATCACCGGCTGGATCTGCGACGAGCGCCGTGGCACCCACCTGCATTCCCTGGTCGCCGATATTCCAGCCGGCCGGCTGATGCTGGAAACCGACGCTCCCTGGCTGCTTCCGCGGACACTCGCCAACAAGCCGAAAAGTCGGCGCAACGAGCCGGCCTGGCTGCTGGAAGTGGCCCGCACCGTCGCCGCCTGCCGCAGCGAATCACTGGAACAACTGGCCAAACATACCAGCGAAACCGCTCGCCAGTGCTTCAACCTGCCAACTCCCGACGCGTAG
- the rmf gene encoding ribosome modulation factor: MRRLKRDPMERAFQRGYQHGVQGKSRDSCPFNTPSARQNWMNGWREGRADHWAGYTGISGVHRLNEMHAVG; encoded by the coding sequence ATGAGAAGACTCAAGCGTGATCCGATGGAACGAGCATTTCAGCGCGGTTATCAACATGGTGTTCAGGGCAAGTCCCGCGATTCCTGTCCTTTCAATACTCCCAGCGCCCGGCAGAACTGGATGAATGGCTGGCGTGAAGGTCGGGCCGATCATTGGGCCGGCTATACCGGTATTTCCGGTGTGCATCGATTAAACGAGATGCATGCCGTAGGCTGA
- the dacB gene encoding D-alanyl-D-alanine carboxypeptidase/D-alanyl-D-alanine endopeptidase yields MPLFNKQRLCCLITVLGISFAAPLWAESGDQGRLPGQISTALANAQIPANAFALAVIPLEGQGMPQFVNADQPLNPASTMKLVTTYAALELLGPTYQWHTDLYGTGPISNGVLQGDLVFRSNGDPKLTMERIWLMLRDLRAAGVRTISGDLVLQPADLRFPANPVRFQDDGNDPSRPFLVEPDPLLSNLKLFTLSTFGESGGVRTHLEPALPELQIDNQLKLLPAVRSCPWPNITYGLQDHGSHARLTLTGSLHQGCSAQRYLSALDASTYTGSLIRTLWQEMGGTIAGTTRIGRTPANAQLLARSYSPDLVQVVRDINKYSNNTMTRQLFLTIGRERRSANDADDHQAATRAINQWLSGKGIQPRGLVLDNGSGLSRIERMTARDLAMMLEQAWQSPFAAEFIASMPLAAMDGTMRRRLRGTPVAGEAHIKTGSLRNVRAIAGITRDANGQSWAVAAIINHGAAGAGREALDLVLKDVHRRVPTDVASHKQQ; encoded by the coding sequence ATGCCCCTCTTCAACAAACAACGTCTGTGCTGCCTGATCACTGTGCTGGGCATCTCGTTCGCAGCACCACTGTGGGCAGAATCCGGCGACCAGGGCCGCCTGCCCGGCCAGATCAGCACGGCACTGGCCAACGCCCAAATCCCTGCCAACGCTTTCGCCCTCGCGGTCATCCCGCTGGAGGGTCAGGGCATGCCACAGTTCGTCAATGCCGACCAGCCACTTAACCCGGCCTCGACTATGAAGCTGGTGACAACCTACGCTGCGCTGGAACTGCTTGGCCCAACCTATCAATGGCACACCGACCTGTACGGCACCGGCCCGATCAGCAACGGCGTACTGCAGGGGGATCTGGTTTTTCGCAGCAATGGCGACCCGAAGCTGACCATGGAGCGGATCTGGCTGATGCTGCGTGACCTGCGCGCCGCCGGAGTCCGTACTATCAGCGGCGATCTGGTGCTGCAACCAGCAGACCTGCGCTTCCCGGCCAACCCGGTGCGTTTTCAGGATGATGGCAACGATCCCAGCCGCCCGTTTCTGGTGGAACCCGATCCGCTGCTGAGCAACCTCAAACTGTTCACCCTCAGCACTTTTGGCGAGTCCGGCGGTGTGCGCACGCACCTGGAGCCAGCCCTGCCAGAGCTGCAGATCGACAATCAACTGAAGTTGCTGCCGGCGGTCCGTTCCTGCCCCTGGCCCAACATCACCTACGGACTGCAGGACCATGGCAGTCACGCCAGACTGACTCTGACTGGCAGCCTGCACCAGGGTTGCAGCGCGCAACGCTACCTGTCTGCGCTTGACGCCAGCACCTATACCGGCAGCCTGATTCGTACTCTATGGCAGGAAATGGGCGGCACCATCGCCGGAACCACACGGATTGGCCGCACTCCGGCCAATGCCCAACTGCTGGCACGCAGCTACTCACCGGATCTGGTCCAGGTGGTGCGCGACATCAACAAGTACAGCAACAACACCATGACCCGGCAGTTGTTTCTGACCATCGGTCGCGAACGGCGCAGCGCCAATGACGCTGACGACCACCAGGCCGCCACCCGGGCAATCAACCAATGGCTGAGCGGCAAGGGCATTCAACCCCGCGGCCTGGTACTGGATAATGGCTCTGGTCTGTCACGTATTGAACGCATGACTGCTCGTGATCTGGCCATGATGCTGGAGCAGGCCTGGCAAAGTCCCTTTGCTGCGGAGTTCATCGCATCCATGCCGCTGGCGGCCATGGACGGCACCATGCGTCGCCGCCTGCGCGGCACGCCAGTGGCCGGTGAAGCGCACATCAAGACCGGCTCGCTGCGCAATGTCCGGGCCATCGCTGGCATAACCCGTGATGCCAACGGCCAGTCCTGGGCCGTCGCTGCAATCATCAACCATGGCGCGGCAGGAGCAGGCCGCGAAGCGCTGGACCTAGTACTCAAGGACGTGCACCGCCGCGTGCCGACTGACGTCGCCAGCCACAAACAGCAGTGA
- a CDS encoding ABC transporter permease, which translates to MSREHSAQLASRLLAREWRAGELRVLVLALIIAVLVSTAISFFTDRLQRGMASRAAEFLGADMLISSRDPLPPLYAEQASSRGLEWTEVVEFSSVMASDSDMQLSSVKAVGPGYPLRGQVRISDRLFGQEQVAEQTPAPGQLWVEPRLVSVLGVDIGDTLEVGLSELRIDALLTHEPDRAGDFYSLTPRVLMNLADLEATGIIQPGSRVRYRLLVSGPETALADYRQWLQPRLNEHQRLVTVGDDNRQIGNALERANQFLGLASIAAVVLVGVAVALSANRFASRHFDTSALLRCLGASRRLVLKVFLVQLAWLGLLATLIGLALGWLMQWGLVYLLADLLPPDIPRPGLTPLLIGTATGLVGLIGFALPPLLRLGRVSPLRVLRRDLAPLPSSGWVIYGLALGSLTLLMWQFTSNLPITLAVVFGGALASLLLGLLAWALLKQTGARLRNASLAWRLGSGQLLKQPTTAAGQILAFGLILMSMVVILILRTELLDTWQAQLPDDAPNHFALNILPSEAEAFTAKLEQIGARAAPLYPVSPGRLIEVNGQPVRDLVTKDSQAERAINRDLSLTWSATLATDNRLSAGRWFDQLPDDRHWVSVEAGLADNLGVSLNDDLTFVIAGQQIQARVGSIREVEWDNFTPNFFMIFSPGTLDGMPLTLLTSFSLPSTEREALRDLARAFPAMTLLEVEAILAQIRDILAQVTLAVEYVLLFVLLAGFTVLFAALQATLDERLYEGALLRTLGAGRPLLQKANRLEFALLGALAGLLAIAAAELITLLLYRQALDLSWSPHFGLWLLVPLTGALLIGLAGAWGTRPVVEQSPMRLINRGV; encoded by the coding sequence ATGAGCCGAGAACATTCTGCTCAGCTGGCCAGCCGCCTGCTGGCCCGTGAATGGCGCGCCGGAGAGCTGCGGGTGCTGGTCCTGGCGCTGATCATCGCCGTTCTGGTCAGCACCGCGATCAGTTTCTTCACTGACCGCCTGCAACGCGGCATGGCCAGCCGCGCCGCCGAATTTCTCGGCGCCGACATGCTGATCTCATCTCGCGATCCGCTACCGCCACTGTACGCTGAGCAGGCCAGCAGCCGCGGCCTGGAATGGACCGAAGTGGTCGAATTCTCCAGCGTCATGGCCAGCGACAGCGACATGCAGCTCTCCAGTGTCAAAGCGGTGGGGCCCGGCTATCCATTGCGTGGCCAGGTCCGCATCAGTGACCGACTGTTTGGCCAGGAGCAGGTGGCTGAGCAGACGCCGGCCCCTGGCCAGCTCTGGGTCGAACCCCGACTGGTCAGCGTGCTTGGCGTGGATATTGGCGACACCCTGGAAGTCGGCCTGTCAGAACTGCGGATTGACGCATTGCTGACCCACGAACCCGATCGCGCCGGCGACTTCTACAGCCTGACACCACGGGTGCTGATGAACCTGGCTGACCTCGAGGCCACCGGCATCATCCAGCCCGGCAGCCGAGTACGCTATCGATTGCTGGTCAGCGGCCCGGAAACAGCCCTGGCCGATTATCGCCAGTGGTTACAACCACGCCTGAACGAGCACCAAAGGCTGGTGACCGTTGGTGACGACAACCGGCAGATCGGCAATGCGCTGGAACGCGCCAACCAGTTCCTCGGTTTGGCCAGTATTGCCGCAGTGGTACTGGTCGGGGTGGCGGTTGCGCTCTCGGCCAACCGCTTCGCCAGCCGCCACTTCGACACCAGCGCCCTGCTGCGCTGTCTGGGTGCCAGCCGCCGGCTGGTACTCAAGGTATTTCTGGTGCAACTGGCCTGGCTCGGCCTGCTGGCCACCCTGATCGGGCTGGCACTGGGCTGGCTGATGCAATGGGGGTTGGTGTACCTGCTGGCTGATTTGCTGCCTCCGGACATTCCCCGTCCCGGCCTGACGCCGCTCCTGATCGGTACCGCCACCGGGCTGGTCGGGCTGATCGGCTTCGCCCTGCCACCGCTGCTCAGACTCGGCCGAGTCTCGCCCCTGCGAGTTCTGCGCCGCGATCTGGCGCCACTACCGAGCAGCGGCTGGGTTATCTATGGCCTGGCCCTGGGCTCGCTGACGCTGTTGATGTGGCAATTTACCAGCAACCTGCCAATCACCCTGGCAGTTGTTTTTGGCGGAGCCCTGGCGTCTCTGCTGCTCGGCCTGCTGGCCTGGGCCCTGCTCAAGCAAACCGGCGCCCGGCTGCGCAACGCCAGCCTGGCCTGGCGTCTGGGTAGCGGGCAATTGCTCAAGCAGCCGACCACCGCAGCCGGGCAGATTCTGGCCTTCGGCCTGATCCTGATGTCCATGGTGGTTATCCTGATCCTGCGTACCGAACTGCTCGACACCTGGCAGGCCCAGTTGCCGGATGATGCCCCCAACCACTTCGCCCTGAACATTCTGCCCAGCGAAGCCGAGGCCTTTACCGCCAAACTGGAACAGATTGGCGCTCGCGCCGCCCCACTCTACCCGGTCAGCCCCGGCCGGCTGATCGAAGTCAACGGCCAACCGGTGCGTGATCTGGTCACCAAGGACAGCCAGGCCGAGCGCGCAATCAACCGCGACCTGAGCCTGACCTGGTCAGCTACCCTGGCCACTGACAACCGCCTGAGCGCAGGCCGCTGGTTCGACCAGTTGCCGGATGACCGTCACTGGGTTTCGGTCGAAGCCGGGCTGGCAGACAACCTTGGCGTCAGCCTGAACGATGACCTGACCTTCGTGATCGCCGGCCAGCAGATCCAGGCCCGGGTCGGTAGCATTCGGGAAGTCGAATGGGACAACTTCACCCCGAATTTCTTCATGATCTTTTCCCCCGGCACCCTCGACGGCATGCCCCTGACCCTGCTGACCAGCTTCAGCCTGCCAAGTACTGAACGCGAAGCTCTGCGCGATCTGGCACGGGCCTTTCCAGCCATGACCCTGCTTGAGGTCGAAGCCATACTGGCACAGATCCGCGACATCCTGGCCCAGGTCACGCTGGCCGTTGAATACGTCCTGCTGTTCGTCCTGCTGGCCGGCTTTACCGTTCTGTTCGCCGCCTTGCAGGCTACCCTGGATGAGCGTCTCTACGAAGGTGCACTGCTGCGCACCCTGGGCGCCGGCCGGCCACTGCTGCAAAAGGCCAATCGCCTGGAATTCGCCCTGCTGGGAGCGCTGGCTGGGTTACTGGCCATCGCCGCCGCCGAGCTGATCACCCTGCTGCTCTACCGCCAGGCACTGGATCTAAGCTGGAGTCCGCACTTTGGGCTATGGCTGCTGGTTCCGCTGACTGGAGCCTTACTGATTGGACTGGCTGGAGCCTGGGGCACCCGCCCGGTCGTAGAACAAAGTCCCATGCGCCTGATCAATCGGGGTGTCTGA